A section of the Deinococcus taeanensis genome encodes:
- a CDS encoding NAD(P)/FAD-dependent oxidoreductase: protein MHAVVIGAGIAGASVAYFLARAGARVTVVDAGVHAASSVPGALVNPVRGQSGGVDPRALTGMAFTWALLRDLAAAGFAVPHGQVGVLRPVPDDRARARFERNLPSALAHAWLAPGDAPARLSPGWAHVLHLPEGGWVDGPALTRALLAASGARVVRGRALDWSGREVHLSPAQGGLEHLQADAVVFCGGSVGVTWQAQGGRGGAGVHRMGTLLTLERPVTRVPVSFGAYLAPHGSGGVLGATFEAPAGSWAPEALPLGSLAWLLGRGEALSALGGVRVTGRWTGSRLSGLECGAEAGRGWRLTGLGSKGFLLGPLLASELAARVVGEAQA from the coding sequence GTGCATGCGGTCGTGATCGGCGCCGGAATCGCCGGGGCGTCGGTGGCGTACTTCCTGGCCCGTGCGGGCGCGCGGGTGACGGTGGTGGACGCGGGCGTGCACGCCGCGAGCAGCGTGCCGGGCGCCCTGGTGAACCCGGTGCGGGGGCAGTCGGGCGGCGTGGACCCGCGGGCGCTGACTGGCATGGCGTTCACGTGGGCGCTGCTGCGGGACCTGGCGGCGGCGGGGTTCGCTGTGCCACACGGGCAGGTGGGCGTGCTGCGTCCCGTGCCGGACGACCGGGCGCGGGCACGGTTCGAGCGGAACCTGCCGTCCGCGCTGGCGCATGCGTGGCTGGCGCCGGGGGACGCCCCGGCGCGGCTCTCGCCCGGCTGGGCGCACGTGCTGCACCTGCCGGAGGGCGGGTGGGTGGATGGCCCGGCGTTGACCAGGGCGCTGCTGGCCGCGTCGGGGGCGCGGGTGGTGCGGGGACGGGCGCTGGACTGGTCTGGGCGGGAGGTGCACCTGTCGCCCGCGCAGGGCGGCCTGGAGCACCTTCAGGCGGATGCGGTGGTGTTCTGCGGGGGCTCAGTGGGCGTCACGTGGCAGGCGCAGGGGGGGCGGGGCGGGGCGGGCGTGCACCGCATGGGCACCCTCCTGACCCTGGAGCGCCCGGTGACGCGCGTGCCGGTGAGTTTCGGGGCGTACCTCGCGCCGCACGGGAGTGGAGGGGTGCTGGGGGCGACGTTCGAGGCGCCGGCTGGGTCGTGGGCGCCGGAGGCGCTGCCGTTGGGGTCGCTGGCCTGGCTGCTGGGCAGGGGTGAAGCGCTGTCAGCGCTGGGGGGCGTGCGCGTGACGGGCCGCTGGACGGGGTCGCGGCTGTCGGGCCTGGAGTGCGGCGCTGAGGCGGGGCGGGGGTGGCGCCTGACGGGGCTGGGCAGCAAAGGGTTCCTGCTGGGGCCGTTGCTGGCGTCCGAACTGGCGGCGCGGGTTGTGGGGGAGGCGCAGGCCTGA
- the mnmD gene encoding tRNA (5-methylaminomethyl-2-thiouridine)(34)-methyltransferase MnmD produces MTNPEPSGPDAAAVLVTPDGSRTALNARFGEAYGSRHGAAAQARHVFLEGTGTHAHPAPRVLEVGFGVGVNARATLAGAAARGVPLAYHAFEFDPAPRALLREVARGGEGAEHPAWLALLEAWPEGGGGHGELEVTAGGAVLRVTFADVLTASLPDGWATALYLDGFSPSRNPEVWTPAFTARLARALAVGGVLGTYSAAGHVRRSLAAAGLRVERRPGAPGKRECLRAVREA; encoded by the coding sequence ATGACGAACCCTGAGCCTAGCGGTCCGGACGCCGCCGCGGTGCTGGTCACGCCGGATGGGTCGCGCACGGCCCTGAATGCCCGGTTCGGGGAGGCGTACGGGTCACGGCACGGCGCGGCGGCGCAGGCCCGGCACGTGTTTCTGGAGGGCACCGGCACGCACGCGCACCCGGCGCCGCGGGTGCTGGAGGTGGGGTTCGGGGTGGGTGTGAATGCCCGCGCGACCCTGGCGGGTGCCGCGGCGCGCGGGGTGCCGCTGGCGTACCACGCTTTCGAGTTCGACCCGGCGCCGCGGGCGCTGCTGCGTGAGGTGGCGCGGGGAGGCGAGGGAGCAGAGCACCCGGCGTGGCTGGCTCTGCTGGAGGCGTGGCCGGAGGGCGGAGGGGGGCACGGGGAGCTTGAGGTCACGGCGGGCGGCGCGGTCCTGAGGGTTACGTTCGCTGACGTGCTCACGGCGTCCCTGCCGGACGGGTGGGCCACAGCGCTGTACCTGGATGGTTTCTCTCCGTCCCGCAATCCGGAAGTGTGGACGCCGGCGTTCACGGCGCGGCTGGCGCGGGCGCTTGCCGTGGGGGGGGTGCTGGGCACGTACAGCGCTGCGGGGCACGTGCGCCGGTCGCTGGCGGCCGCGGGGCTGCGTGTTGAGCGCCGCCCGGGTGCGCCCGGCAAGCGCGAGTGCCTGCGTGCCGTGCGGGAGGCCTGA
- a CDS encoding threonine aldolase family protein, protein MTLPVIADLRSDTVTTPTPTMREAMARAAVGDDVYGEDPTVNELQAEVARLTGHEAGLFMPSGTMTNQVAIALHTRRGEEVICAEGSHIYEWELGMMATFSGVVPRFVPAPLGIPTPEGVRAAIRRSIHQSPTGMISLENTHNKAGGTVIPLDVLAGIRAVATEEGLPFHLDGARVVNAAVALGVDLRAITASFDTVSVCLSKGLGAPVGSVLVGSAEAMKRAHRYRKMMGGGMRQAGVLAAAALIALREGPARLAEDHRRARVMAEALVNAGFAVDLAAVQTNIIYAAVPDAAARAAAWAGQGVLANALGPDSVRFVLHHQIDDEALDGAIRVLTA, encoded by the coding sequence ATGACCCTGCCCGTGATTGCCGACCTGCGCTCCGATACCGTCACCACCCCCACCCCCACCATGCGTGAGGCCATGGCCCGCGCCGCCGTCGGGGACGACGTGTACGGCGAGGACCCCACCGTGAACGAACTTCAGGCCGAGGTGGCGCGCCTGACCGGGCACGAAGCGGGGCTGTTCATGCCGTCGGGCACCATGACGAACCAGGTGGCCATCGCGCTGCACACCCGCCGCGGGGAGGAAGTGATCTGCGCGGAAGGGTCACACATCTACGAGTGGGAACTGGGCATGATGGCCACCTTCAGCGGCGTGGTTCCGCGCTTCGTGCCCGCCCCGCTGGGCATCCCCACGCCTGAAGGCGTGCGCGCGGCCATCCGGCGCAGCATTCACCAGTCCCCGACCGGCATGATCAGCCTGGAGAACACGCACAACAAAGCAGGCGGCACGGTGATTCCGCTGGACGTCCTGGCCGGCATTCGCGCCGTGGCGACCGAGGAAGGGCTGCCCTTTCACCTGGACGGCGCGCGCGTGGTGAACGCCGCCGTGGCGCTGGGCGTGGACCTGCGCGCGATCACGGCGTCCTTCGACACGGTCAGCGTGTGCCTCAGCAAGGGCCTGGGGGCCCCGGTGGGCAGCGTGCTGGTGGGCAGCGCCGAGGCCATGAAACGCGCGCACCGCTACCGCAAGATGATGGGCGGCGGCATGCGTCAGGCCGGTGTGCTGGCCGCCGCGGCGCTGATCGCGCTGCGTGAGGGGCCTGCCCGGCTGGCCGAGGATCACCGCCGGGCCCGGGTGATGGCCGAGGCGCTGGTCAACGCAGGCTTCGCCGTGGACCTCGCGGCCGTGCAGACGAACATCATCTACGCGGCCGTGCCCGACGCGGCGGCCCGGGCCGCCGCGTGGGCCGGGCAGGGTGTGCTGGCGAACGCCCTGGGGCCGGACAGCGTGCGCTTCGTGCTGCACCACCAGATTGATGATGAGGCCCTGGACGGCGCCATCCGCGTGCTGACCGCTTAA
- a CDS encoding YkvA family protein, producing the protein MTRPGLGARLRTFARRLKAELVALSLAARDPRTPWYARAWALLVLAYALSPIDLIPDFIPVLGQLDDLLLVPAGLWVALRLIPPAVMAGARREAAARPDRLNRSLLGVALIVLVYAALLALAWAWWRGTHP; encoded by the coding sequence TTGACCCGGCCGGGCCTGGGCGCGCGCCTGCGGACCTTCGCGCGGCGCCTGAAAGCGGAACTCGTGGCGCTGAGTCTCGCGGCGCGCGACCCGCGCACCCCCTGGTACGCGCGCGCCTGGGCGCTCCTGGTCCTGGCGTACGCCCTGAGTCCCATTGACCTGATTCCGGATTTCATTCCGGTGCTGGGGCAACTTGACGACCTGCTGCTCGTTCCGGCCGGCCTGTGGGTGGCGCTGCGGCTGATCCCTCCGGCCGTCATGGCCGGCGCACGCCGCGAAGCCGCGGCGCGACCGGACCGCCTGAACCGCAGTCTGCTGGGAGTCGCGCTGATCGTGCTGGTGTACGCTGCGCTTCTGGCCCTGGCGTGGGCATGGTGGCGAGGCACGCACCCCTGA
- the fni gene encoding type 2 isopentenyl-diphosphate Delta-isomerase, with amino-acid sequence MNDTASDPAAIQARKLRHIDACLRPDSQYARQTTGLDAVPWPYRALPELDLDRVDLRTTFLGRPLAAPLLIGAMTGGAEAAGRINQNLALAAQRLGIGMMLGSQRVMLERPDTRTSFLVRHTAPDILLIGNLGGAQFLLGYGPHEAARAVREVGADALAIHINPLQEALQPGGDTRWAGLRDRLADILPELDFPVILKEVGHGLDAQTVALAAPLGFAALDVAGAGGTSWARVEQLVHHGEVRTPDLCDLGVPTAQALRDARLAAPGVPLVASGGIRSGLDAARALALGAQVVAVARPLLEPALHSADAAEAWLRQFIHELRVALFVGGYASVSELR; translated from the coding sequence GTGAACGACACCGCGTCCGACCCGGCCGCCATCCAGGCGCGCAAACTCCGGCACATAGACGCCTGCCTGCGCCCTGACAGCCAGTACGCGCGCCAGACCACCGGCCTGGACGCCGTGCCCTGGCCGTACCGCGCCCTGCCTGAACTTGATCTTGACCGCGTGGACCTGCGCACCACCTTCCTCGGCCGTCCCCTCGCCGCCCCCCTCCTGATCGGCGCGATGACCGGCGGGGCTGAAGCGGCCGGCCGCATCAACCAGAACCTCGCCCTGGCCGCCCAGCGCCTCGGCATCGGCATGATGCTCGGGTCCCAGCGCGTCATGCTCGAACGGCCCGACACCCGCACCTCCTTCCTGGTGAGGCACACCGCGCCGGACATCCTCCTGATCGGCAACCTGGGCGGCGCGCAGTTCCTGCTCGGGTACGGTCCCCACGAAGCTGCGCGGGCCGTGCGTGAGGTCGGTGCCGACGCCCTCGCCATTCACATCAACCCCCTGCAGGAGGCCCTGCAGCCGGGCGGGGACACCCGCTGGGCCGGCCTGCGCGACCGGCTCGCGGACATCCTGCCCGAACTGGATTTCCCGGTGATCCTCAAGGAGGTCGGGCACGGCCTGGATGCCCAGACGGTCGCCCTGGCCGCCCCGCTCGGCTTCGCCGCCCTGGACGTCGCCGGCGCCGGCGGCACCAGCTGGGCACGCGTGGAGCAGCTGGTGCACCACGGCGAGGTCCGGACGCCCGACCTGTGCGACCTGGGGGTTCCCACCGCGCAGGCCCTGCGTGACGCGCGCCTCGCCGCGCCCGGCGTGCCCCTCGTGGCGTCCGGCGGGATTCGCAGCGGACTGGACGCCGCGCGGGCCCTCGCTCTGGGCGCCCAGGTGGTCGCGGTGGCCCGCCCCCTGCTGGAACCCGCCCTGCACAGCGCCGACGCCGCCGAAGCGTGGCTGCGGCAGTTCATTCACGAACTGCGCGTGGCGCTGTTTGTGGGCGGGTATGCCAGCGTCTCGGAGCTGCGCTGA
- a CDS encoding DUF456 domain-containing protein, whose amino-acid sequence MSPAFLIFLAAWIIGMVGTFIPALPATAIIFLGSVAATLVDGFQLWPDLPFLLTFLVITILISMVDNVASAWGARKYGGSRQAVWGALIGGLVGILPIIPFGLIVGPLVGALIAELFVVGKPPAEALRSAWGTLVGLLAGLAAKLVLHLLIGLYELWRLWDPARSVFG is encoded by the coding sequence ATGAGTCCTGCATTCCTGATTTTTCTTGCCGCGTGGATCATCGGCATGGTCGGCACCTTCATTCCCGCCCTGCCTGCCACAGCGATCATCTTCCTGGGCAGCGTCGCCGCGACCCTCGTCGATGGCTTTCAGCTCTGGCCGGACCTGCCCTTTCTGCTGACCTTTCTGGTCATTACCATCCTGATCAGCATGGTGGATAACGTCGCGTCCGCCTGGGGCGCCCGGAAGTACGGCGGCAGCCGCCAGGCTGTGTGGGGCGCCCTGATTGGCGGACTGGTCGGCATCCTGCCCATCATTCCGTTCGGGCTGATCGTGGGTCCGCTGGTGGGCGCCCTGATTGCCGAGCTGTTCGTTGTGGGCAAGCCGCCGGCTGAGGCGCTGCGCAGCGCCTGGGGCACCCTGGTGGGCCTGCTGGCCGGTCTGGCTGCAAAACTGGTGCTGCACCTGCTGATCGGGCTGTACGAACTGTGGCGCCTGTGGGACCCGGCCCGAAGCGTGTTCGGCTGA
- a CDS encoding class A beta-lactamase-related serine hydrolase, translating to MTHTSVRRPFRSCWWYAALAVLLLDLPGAAAQTAGLPAAFAACQEGADAPAAPALPVAGPLPGGVSGRVAFQATLYDRTGAPLREVTLGDVMPLASAFKTTVVAGALRDVDAGRLRLRQLFTTAENRSMEGVAPGQSALRSLLERAIRPVRPHRS from the coding sequence ATGACCCACACCTCTGTCCGCCGTCCATTCCGTTCCTGCTGGTGGTATGCGGCGCTGGCCGTTCTGCTGCTGGACCTGCCGGGGGCGGCGGCGCAGACGGCTGGGCTGCCGGCGGCATTCGCGGCGTGTCAGGAGGGCGCAGACGCCCCGGCGGCGCCGGCCCTGCCGGTGGCCGGACCACTGCCGGGTGGGGTGTCGGGCCGCGTGGCCTTCCAGGCGACGCTGTACGACCGGACGGGCGCGCCGCTCCGGGAGGTGACGCTGGGCGACGTGATGCCGCTGGCCAGTGCATTCAAGACCACCGTGGTCGCCGGGGCGCTGCGGGACGTGGACGCCGGGCGCCTGCGCCTGAGGCAGCTGTTCACCACCGCCGAGAACCGCAGCATGGAGGGGGTTGCGCCTGGGCAGAGCGCCCTCAGGAGTCTGCTGGAGCGCGCGATTCGCCCTGTTCGGCCGCACAGGTCCTGA
- a CDS encoding NADP-dependent oxidoreductase: MTTSREIQLAARPTGTPIPSDFSTVDVPLPEPGPGQVQVRNLYLTVDPYMRGRMNDVRSYAPPFALGQTMTGGAIGVVTHSADPLVPTGAHVLHDQGWRTHANLDPRRLKVLPDQPGVPLSAYLGILGMPGLTAYAGLLRTAEFRPGDVVFVSGAAGAVGSAVGQIARLKGAGRVIGSAGSPDKVRHLTNDLGFDAAFNYKEGQITTQLRAAAPDGIDVYFDNVGGDHLEAAISSMRVGGRAAICGMISQYNATEPTPAPRNLAQMIGKQLTLRGFLVTPHYDLFDTFAQEVGSWIASGQLKFDETIVEGIDQAPAAFMGLLQGQNTGKMIVKL, encoded by the coding sequence ATGACCACCTCACGCGAAATTCAGCTCGCCGCCCGCCCTACCGGCACCCCCATCCCCAGCGACTTCAGCACCGTGGACGTCCCTCTTCCCGAACCCGGCCCCGGGCAGGTGCAGGTCCGCAACCTGTACCTCACCGTCGACCCGTACATGCGCGGCCGCATGAACGACGTCAGGAGCTACGCCCCGCCCTTCGCTCTCGGCCAGACCATGACCGGCGGCGCCATCGGTGTCGTCACCCACAGCGCCGACCCGCTTGTTCCCACCGGCGCGCACGTCCTGCACGACCAGGGCTGGCGCACCCACGCCAACCTCGACCCCCGCCGCCTGAAAGTGCTGCCCGACCAGCCGGGCGTGCCCCTCAGCGCGTACCTCGGCATCCTGGGCATGCCCGGCCTCACCGCGTACGCCGGCCTGCTGCGCACCGCCGAATTCCGGCCCGGCGACGTGGTGTTCGTCTCCGGCGCCGCGGGCGCCGTGGGCAGCGCCGTCGGCCAGATCGCCCGACTGAAAGGAGCCGGCCGCGTGATCGGCAGCGCCGGCAGTCCCGACAAGGTGCGCCACCTCACCAACGACCTCGGCTTTGACGCGGCCTTCAATTACAAGGAAGGGCAGATCACCACGCAGCTGCGGGCCGCGGCGCCCGACGGCATCGACGTGTATTTCGACAATGTCGGCGGTGACCACCTGGAAGCTGCCATCAGCAGCATGCGCGTCGGCGGGCGCGCGGCCATCTGCGGCATGATCAGCCAGTACAACGCCACCGAGCCCACGCCCGCCCCCCGCAATCTCGCGCAGATGATCGGCAAGCAGCTGACCCTGCGCGGTTTTCTCGTCACGCCTCATTACGATCTGTTCGACACCTTCGCGCAGGAAGTCGGCAGCTGGATCGCCAGTGGGCAGCTGAAGTTCGACGAAACGATCGTCGAAGGCATCGATCAGGCGCCCGCGGCCTTCATGGGGCTGCTGCAGGGCCAGAACACCGGCAAGATGATCGTGAAACTCTAG
- a CDS encoding elongation factor G codes for MPVRIVSLAAHSGAGKTTLGEALLLRSGAISRAGRVEDGTTHSDHTDAEKAHGFSIQTGVLRFTHRGTDITVLDTPGYADFVREIRGGIRAADSAIIVVSAVGGVEVGTERVWATADRFGMPRLIAVSRMDRDRADFHAVLADLRASLRGPVAPAFLPIGEGADFCGVVNVLTGEASPPQDLPPALTAPLREAREALMDAIVETDDDLMARYLEGETIEEDVLAAAFARAVHAGTLYPVVPVSAVTGVGVDALMNLMVSGLRSARERGPLTGVDGQTRDPTPEAPFSARVWRVSIDPFVGKIAYLRVWSGTLRPGDTVRNTSRDGDLRVMHLYVPNGKDLTEVSELPAGSIGVLTKHPDLHAGDTLADPAHPITYDPLWLPDPAHTLAIHPATRADEDKLGAALTRLREEDPTLHYAREPQTGEQLLSGMGDMHLGIAVEKLAALGVTVTTTPPRIPYRETIHAPAEAQGKHKKQSGGHGQYGDCRIRIEPGEGFSFRSAVVGGAIPGKYLPSIEKGIQDAMQKGTLAGYPLQNVHVTVLDGSYHDVDSSDIAFRTAGSLALKNALDGAKPGLLEPVMQLRVRAPATFTGDLISDLQTRRARVQGMEPEGTVITITALVPQAELQSYSADLRSLTGDRGAFSVRTHGYQPVPDHLARKIIEERQAELMQV; via the coding sequence GTGCCCGTTCGTATTGTCAGTCTCGCCGCCCACAGCGGCGCCGGTAAAACCACCCTCGGTGAGGCCCTGCTGCTGCGCAGCGGGGCCATCTCACGTGCCGGCCGCGTCGAGGACGGCACCACCCACAGCGACCACACCGACGCCGAGAAGGCCCACGGATTCAGCATCCAGACGGGCGTGCTGCGCTTCACGCACCGGGGCACCGACATCACCGTGCTCGACACGCCCGGCTACGCGGATTTCGTGAGGGAAATCCGGGGCGGCATCCGCGCCGCCGACAGCGCCATCATTGTGGTCAGCGCGGTGGGCGGCGTGGAGGTGGGCACTGAGCGCGTCTGGGCGACCGCCGACCGTTTCGGCATGCCGCGCCTGATCGCCGTTAGCCGCATGGACCGCGACCGCGCCGACTTCCACGCTGTGCTCGCGGATCTGCGCGCCAGTCTCAGGGGCCCGGTCGCGCCGGCCTTCCTGCCCATCGGGGAAGGCGCGGACTTCTGCGGCGTGGTGAACGTCCTGACCGGGGAGGCCAGCCCCCCGCAGGATCTTCCCCCGGCCCTGACTGCTCCGCTGCGCGAGGCGCGTGAGGCCCTCATGGACGCGATCGTCGAGACCGACGACGACCTCATGGCCCGCTACCTGGAAGGGGAGACCATCGAGGAAGACGTGCTGGCCGCGGCGTTCGCCCGCGCCGTGCACGCCGGCACGCTCTACCCTGTGGTGCCGGTCAGCGCCGTGACCGGCGTGGGCGTGGACGCCCTGATGAACCTGATGGTGTCGGGGCTGCGCAGCGCCCGCGAACGCGGCCCCCTGACCGGCGTGGACGGCCAGACCCGCGACCCCACCCCGGAGGCGCCCTTCAGCGCCCGCGTCTGGCGGGTGTCCATCGACCCGTTCGTGGGCAAGATCGCGTACCTGCGCGTCTGGAGCGGCACCCTGCGGCCCGGCGACACCGTGCGCAACACCAGTCGGGACGGCGACCTGAGGGTCATGCACCTGTACGTGCCCAACGGCAAGGACCTCACCGAAGTGAGTGAACTGCCCGCCGGCAGTATCGGCGTGCTCACCAAGCACCCGGACCTGCACGCCGGAGATACCCTGGCGGATCCCGCGCACCCGATCACGTACGACCCGCTGTGGCTGCCCGACCCCGCCCACACGCTCGCCATTCACCCCGCCACCCGCGCCGACGAGGACAAACTCGGCGCCGCCCTGACCCGCCTGCGTGAGGAGGACCCCACCCTGCACTACGCCCGCGAACCCCAGACCGGCGAGCAACTCCTGTCTGGCATGGGCGACATGCACCTCGGCATTGCCGTGGAGAAACTCGCGGCCCTGGGGGTCACCGTGACCACCACCCCGCCCCGCATTCCGTACCGCGAAACCATCCACGCGCCCGCCGAAGCGCAGGGCAAACACAAGAAACAGAGTGGCGGGCACGGCCAGTACGGCGACTGCCGCATTCGCATCGAACCGGGCGAAGGCTTCAGTTTCCGTTCCGCCGTGGTGGGCGGCGCCATTCCCGGCAAGTACCTGCCCAGCATCGAGAAAGGCATCCAGGACGCCATGCAGAAGGGCACCCTGGCCGGGTACCCCCTTCAGAACGTACACGTGACCGTCCTGGACGGCAGCTACCACGATGTGGACAGCAGCGACATCGCGTTCCGCACCGCCGGCAGCCTGGCCCTGAAGAACGCCCTGGACGGCGCGAAACCCGGTCTGCTTGAGCCGGTCATGCAACTCAGGGTCCGCGCCCCCGCCACGTTCACCGGTGACCTCATCAGCGACCTGCAGACCCGGCGTGCCCGCGTGCAGGGCATGGAGCCTGAGGGGACCGTTATCACCATTACCGCCCTCGTGCCGCAGGCTGAACTTCAGTCGTACAGCGCCGACCTGCGCTCCCTGACCGGTGACCGCGGCGCGTTCAGCGTCAGGACGCACGGGTACCAGCCCGTTCCGGATCACCTCGCCAGGAAAATCATCGAGGAACGGCAGGCCGAACTCATGCAGGTCTAG
- a CDS encoding autorepressor SdpR family transcription factor: protein MNDIFKALADPTRREILAVLRDGEQTAGQLADRFPLSKSTLSGHFSVLKAADLIVSEKRGTTITYRLNTTVFQDALAHLLHLFGPHAAPTPLKEN from the coding sequence ATGAATGACATCTTCAAAGCCCTGGCCGACCCCACCCGCCGCGAAATTCTGGCGGTGCTCCGCGACGGCGAGCAGACCGCCGGCCAGCTCGCTGACCGTTTCCCACTTAGTAAAAGCACCCTCAGCGGCCACTTCAGCGTCCTGAAAGCCGCCGACCTGATTGTCAGCGAGAAGCGCGGCACCACCATCACCTACCGCCTGAACACCACCGTCTTCCAGGACGCCCTCGCGCACCTGCTGCACCTGTTCGGCCCCCACGCCGCCCCCACCCCCCTCAAGGAGAACTGA
- a CDS encoding CPBP family intramembrane glutamic endopeptidase yields MTVPPSLTPDVPPADSAPPRDGVRAVSGNRAALTLLALQNVVAGVLASAGAPLGVSLLAAFAVVVLVGFTAFRRSMDTLLRDSRWRTPPSLGIALAAFALSFLSSRAFVLAFVMLVPSSADAVPQFLSHGADLWVLLVAAGLLIPLAEEVAFRGLLMRGHERAAGFMVAALTSSLVFALAHGVPASIVGILPLAYVLARVVQHTGSLWNSVLIHALNNTLAVALGSLLAGRLPTGTAQTSDLLKNEALRLPLAGGALLFGGVVLVVLHLWLTPKPDPEVRSAPGPWLSGTYVVMLLFGLLAGAMTVPGVAQWVTDLRGALF; encoded by the coding sequence ATGACTGTGCCCCCGAGCCTGACACCTGACGTGCCGCCCGCCGACTCCGCCCCGCCCCGGGATGGCGTGCGGGCCGTGTCGGGCAACCGGGCGGCGCTGACGCTGCTGGCGCTTCAGAACGTGGTGGCTGGCGTGTTGGCGAGCGCGGGCGCGCCGCTGGGCGTGTCCCTGCTGGCCGCGTTCGCGGTGGTGGTCCTGGTGGGCTTCACGGCGTTCCGGCGCAGCATGGACACGCTGCTGCGGGATTCAAGGTGGCGCACGCCACCGTCCCTGGGCATCGCGCTGGCGGCCTTCGCCCTGTCGTTTCTGTCCTCCCGGGCCTTCGTGCTGGCCTTCGTGATGCTCGTGCCGTCTTCCGCCGACGCCGTGCCGCAGTTCCTGAGCCACGGCGCGGACCTGTGGGTGCTGCTGGTGGCCGCCGGCCTCCTGATTCCCCTGGCCGAGGAAGTCGCCTTCCGCGGCCTGCTGATGCGCGGCCACGAGCGCGCCGCCGGTTTCATGGTCGCGGCCCTGACCAGCAGCCTGGTGTTCGCGCTGGCGCACGGCGTGCCGGCCAGCATCGTGGGCATCCTGCCGCTCGCGTACGTGCTGGCGCGCGTGGTGCAGCACACCGGCAGCCTGTGGAACAGCGTGCTGATTCACGCGCTGAACAACACGCTGGCCGTCGCGCTGGGCTCGCTCCTGGCGGGACGCCTGCCCACCGGCACGGCGCAGACCTCCGACCTCCTGAAGAACGAGGCGCTGCGCCTGCCGCTGGCGGGCGGCGCGCTGCTGTTCGGGGGGGTGGTGCTGGTCGTGCTGCACCTGTGGCTCACGCCGAAACCCGACCCGGAGGTCCGCAGCGCGCCAGGCCCGTGGCTCAGCGGAACGTACGTGGTCATGCTGCTGTTCGGCCTGCTGGCCGGCGCCATGACCGTGCCCGGCGTGGCGCAGTGGGTGACCGACCTGCGCGGAGCACTGTTTTGA
- a CDS encoding isocitrate/isopropylmalate dehydrogenase family protein, giving the protein MANYRICLIEGDGIGHEVIPATRRVLDAAGFDAEYVHAEAGYEYYLDHGTSVPQATYDAVENTHATLFGAATSPSGEKPAGFFGAIRHLRQKYGLYANVRPTRTRPVPGAYENVDLVIVRENTQGLYVEQERRYGDTAIADTVITKDASERIGRFAAELAMKRGKRLTVVHKANVLPVTQGLFLNTILEHARTVEGLNTSTMIVDNAAMQLVRNPQQFDVMVMTNMFGDILSDLAAGLVGGLGIAASGNVGDRFGIFESVHGSAPDIAGQGVSNPTATILAAVLMLDHIGDHETARRLDNAVNKVLVEGPRTRDLGGTAGTEEFTNAVIAALA; this is encoded by the coding sequence ATGGCGAACTACCGCATCTGCTTGATTGAAGGCGACGGCATCGGTCACGAGGTTATTCCCGCGACCCGCCGCGTCCTGGACGCCGCCGGCTTCGACGCCGAGTACGTCCACGCCGAGGCCGGCTACGAGTACTACCTCGATCATGGCACCAGCGTGCCCCAGGCCACCTACGACGCCGTCGAGAACACCCACGCCACGCTGTTCGGCGCGGCCACGAGCCCCAGCGGCGAGAAACCCGCCGGGTTCTTCGGCGCGATCCGTCACCTGCGCCAGAAGTACGGCCTGTACGCCAACGTCCGGCCCACCCGCACCCGCCCGGTGCCCGGCGCGTACGAGAACGTGGATCTCGTGATTGTCCGCGAGAATACCCAGGGCCTGTACGTCGAGCAGGAACGCCGCTACGGCGACACGGCCATTGCCGATACCGTCATCACCAAGGACGCCAGCGAACGCATCGGCCGTTTCGCCGCGGAACTGGCCATGAAGCGCGGCAAGCGCCTGACGGTGGTGCATAAGGCCAACGTGCTGCCCGTCACGCAGGGCCTGTTCCTGAACACCATCCTGGAGCACGCCAGAACGGTTGAGGGCCTGAACACCAGCACCATGATCGTGGACAACGCCGCCATGCAGCTGGTGCGCAACCCCCAGCAGTTCGATGTGATGGTCATGACCAACATGTTCGGCGACATTCTCTCTGACCTCGCGGCCGGTCTGGTCGGCGGGTTGGGCATTGCGGCGAGCGGCAACGTGGGCGACCGGTTCGGGATTTTCGAGAGCGTGCACGGCAGCGCGCCCGACATTGCCGGGCAGGGCGTGAGCAACCCCACGGCGACCATCCTGGCGGCCGTGCTGATGCTGGATCACATTGGGGACCACGAGACTGCGCGCCGCCTCGACAACGCGGTGAACAAGGTTCTGGTTGAGGGGCCCCGCACCCGGGACCTGGGTGGCACGGCCGGCACCGAGGAGTTCACGAACGCCGTGATCGCTGCGCTGGCGTAG